A stretch of Aureispira sp. CCB-E DNA encodes these proteins:
- a CDS encoding chloramphenicol acetyltransferase, protein MAKKINLATWKRLPQYEFFKTFDQPFFNITANINVTELYAYTKTNQLPYFYTMLHTLLKVIQTIPEFRYRIYHGDVYEYTSIDSGVTILLEDETFMYGTVAYKENLRDFIVKSQADVERQKKERGFVPHGEPNVIYVSALPWVSFTGVQHARKTGMEDSIPRFVFGKYFKEGNELKMPLSVEVHHALVDGFHVGQLFERLQKENLNFV, encoded by the coding sequence ATGGCTAAAAAAATAAATCTAGCGACTTGGAAACGATTGCCTCAATACGAGTTTTTTAAGACCTTTGATCAACCTTTCTTTAACATAACCGCTAATATCAACGTAACAGAACTTTATGCGTATACAAAGACAAATCAACTGCCGTATTTTTATACTATGTTGCATACTTTGTTAAAAGTGATTCAAACAATTCCTGAGTTCAGATATAGAATTTATCATGGAGATGTATACGAATATACAAGCATTGATAGTGGAGTAACAATTTTGTTAGAAGACGAAACCTTTATGTATGGAACCGTAGCCTATAAAGAAAATCTTAGGGATTTTATTGTTAAAAGCCAAGCAGATGTTGAACGTCAAAAAAAAGAAAGAGGTTTTGTGCCACATGGAGAACCTAATGTAATATATGTTTCTGCGTTACCTTGGGTATCATTTACAGGGGTTCAACATGCTCGAAAAACAGGAATGGAAGATAGTATCCCTCGTTTTGTTTTTGGGAAATATTTTAAAGAAGGAAATGAGCTAAAAATGCCGCTTTCTGTTGAGGTTCACCATGCTTTGGTGGATGGCTTTCATGTTGGTCAGCTATTCGAACGTTTGCAAAAAGAAAATTTAAACTTTGTTTAA
- a CDS encoding transglutaminase domain-containing protein: MRCLFQSKAIVLLKYFLIGGLIVLFEESKAQDTLVLDTLEIYKQSKSIPQSFTKNPITLATYLTQNYKRDDQKVLSIAYWIATNIQYNYQAFKQRLLSEKTSVEILRSKKALSHEYAQLFKDMCGSVGIQAAIVNGYTKGFDFFSKDTLYRAEHSWSIVQINGHWHLIDLTYASGRIECQQQVFAKGIVKLFNGRIIPRFKYVQKFNPAWLFVAPDEFIFTHFPNLKRYQLLKQPLAFEAYQAGGWAIHSHLSWFPKTYQSNPAIDAFIQQSKIEQWLLEAQEAHAINSSNHQVKGYLYYLALDSLFRATYDPQTSALIASKRYLQRMADYANIAEIALRQSVEDNNQEYKNKMAQSWAWKKRLFDSNRGHIQQLQKRSQKNTEQEALIVKIENDNLNSQQLVEKHLRHKKRQRVRFNNMDKANSEIAIQNSIIHAPRNVLLHQTLDSLEEVANALMVQKDSLLQFLDEKIQEIIYPKEQLVMHIHRGNLKALRQIVDQKKLALSLVYEDAQVLDKGWFKKSLSRADSINKVIIDTFLLTLYQKQLASQKRMQLYCKLIDNQLELLQKERSRKTQRANTLQYSIGVFVNLENKLLQYKEQLKNCLGFQQRLIRWLENEIQYMHQTIQVFWSDNRLEHYRHVKYMEYRQHIRQAENAKIHLILQKITKIKRMIIAAQS; encoded by the coding sequence ATGAGATGTCTTTTTCAATCTAAAGCAATTGTGCTTCTAAAGTATTTTTTAATAGGAGGGCTGATTGTATTGTTTGAAGAGAGTAAGGCACAAGATACATTAGTTTTAGATACCTTAGAAATTTATAAACAAAGCAAATCTATACCACAATCATTTACTAAAAATCCTATAACGTTAGCTACTTATTTGACCCAAAATTATAAAAGAGACGATCAAAAAGTACTTTCAATAGCTTACTGGATTGCTACGAATATTCAATACAATTATCAAGCATTTAAACAGCGTTTGCTATCAGAAAAAACTTCTGTAGAGATTTTGCGCTCCAAAAAAGCTTTGAGTCATGAATACGCTCAATTATTCAAAGATATGTGTGGTAGTGTTGGAATACAAGCTGCTATTGTAAATGGTTATACCAAAGGATTTGATTTCTTCTCCAAAGATACTTTGTATCGTGCTGAACATAGTTGGTCAATCGTTCAAATTAATGGTCATTGGCATTTGATAGATTTGACCTATGCTAGTGGTCGCATAGAGTGTCAACAACAGGTATTTGCCAAAGGAATAGTCAAACTATTTAATGGTAGGATAATTCCTCGATTTAAGTATGTTCAAAAATTTAACCCTGCTTGGTTGTTTGTTGCTCCTGATGAATTTATTTTTACCCATTTCCCAAACTTAAAAAGGTATCAATTGCTCAAGCAACCACTTGCCTTTGAGGCATATCAAGCGGGGGGATGGGCCATTCATAGTCATTTGTCTTGGTTTCCCAAAACCTATCAGAGTAACCCCGCTATTGATGCATTTATTCAACAATCTAAAATAGAGCAATGGTTGTTGGAAGCCCAAGAGGCGCATGCTATTAACTCTAGCAATCATCAAGTAAAAGGATACCTTTATTATCTAGCTTTAGATAGTTTGTTTCGTGCGACTTATGATCCTCAAACGAGTGCCTTAATCGCCTCAAAGCGCTATTTGCAAAGAATGGCAGACTATGCTAATATTGCCGAAATAGCTTTGCGTCAGAGTGTTGAAGATAATAATCAAGAATATAAGAACAAAATGGCACAAAGTTGGGCGTGGAAAAAACGTTTGTTTGACAGCAATAGAGGGCATATTCAGCAGCTGCAAAAGCGTTCTCAAAAAAATACAGAACAGGAGGCATTAATTGTAAAAATTGAAAATGATAATTTGAATAGTCAGCAATTGGTAGAAAAGCACTTGCGTCATAAAAAAAGGCAAAGAGTTAGATTTAACAATATGGACAAAGCGAATTCTGAAATAGCAATTCAAAATTCTATTATCCATGCTCCTCGGAATGTGTTATTACATCAAACATTAGATTCCTTAGAAGAAGTGGCGAATGCCTTGATGGTTCAAAAAGATTCTTTATTGCAGTTTTTAGACGAAAAAATACAAGAGATTATTTATCCTAAAGAACAGTTGGTTATGCATATTCATCGAGGAAATTTAAAAGCTCTGCGACAAATTGTTGATCAAAAAAAATTAGCGTTGTCCTTGGTGTATGAGGATGCTCAGGTATTGGACAAAGGTTGGTTTAAGAAGAGCCTCTCACGGGCAGATAGTATTAACAAGGTTATTATCGACACCTTTTTGCTTACTTTGTACCAAAAACAATTAGCTTCTCAAAAAAGAATGCAATTGTATTGTAAGTTGATCGATAATCAATTAGAATTGTTACAAAAAGAAAGAAGTCGTAAGACTCAAAGGGCAAATACGCTGCAATATTCTATTGGTGTATTCGTAAACTTAGAAAACAAATTATTACAATATAAAGAGCAGTTAAAAAATTGCCTAGGATTTCAGCAGAGATTAATTCGTTGGTTGGAAAATGAAATTCAGTATATGCATCAGACCATACAGGTTTTTTGGAGTGATAATCGCTTGGAACATTATCGACATGTAAAATACATGGAGTATCGCCAACATATTCGTCAAGCTGAAAACGCAAAAATACATTTGATACTTCAAAAGATTACTAAGATTAAACGAATGATAATCGCTGCACAATCTTAG
- a CDS encoding T9SS type A sorting domain-containing protein, producing the protein MTRPLITILLCIVFASVSMAQNLQPINKTISFQPQLSTFSNAPEATTLNCVDTIEFTLAKATGLRILTLNNATSAQAASQYFNAAQAITISGATFYAFKSDATGGISANVPVSIYLAGADSLPTGAPLATVNVPVDTTFGGGSLAVLEKTANFTTPITMTQPYCVVIENNSPNGVGLVYNDYTSGDGRQQWLSGANIGGNWLNSYVISIGGAALDADVLVYPHVSYDLTSSFTSSRSYMCAAGVVTFTDNSSVILTDPMYNRAAFFNALAVSYAYDLGEGNPVTKVIDTTHTYTTPPPYTVIQYDTILGWNTFCAASDTTVLAPITLTTTTNTTVSNCDQATGTATVSPQLGVAPYTYQWDAAAANQTTATATNLAAGSYMATFTDSEGCIGSDTFVVDNPVSPTLGAAVSSNYNGADISCNGGADGTALATGTNGTTPYTYQWDAAAANQTTATAINLAAGTYGVTIIDAANCAATATVTLTEPTALVATGNAVTDVSCNGGTDGTTSTTVTGGTAPYSYLWSNSATTDTIVGLSAGSYIVTSTDANGCTVVGSTLTVNEPTLLTSTILDNGDGTATVSGAGGTPGYTYQWDAAAANQTTATATGLTNNTTYSVTVTDANGCTSVSNVTVTIVGINDLEVLNSLSVFPNPARTTVFVDLDMQVANDVSIRIVNVTGQTVLEKNLGNIQSERVELNTTELAKGVYMMNFNIGAEMTTTKLIIE; encoded by the coding sequence ATGACAAGACCTTTAATCACTATTTTATTGTGTATTGTATTTGCGTCAGTATCTATGGCACAAAACCTACAACCTATTAACAAAACAATTTCATTTCAACCTCAATTATCTACTTTTTCGAATGCACCTGAAGCAACGACCTTGAACTGTGTGGACACGATAGAGTTTACATTGGCAAAAGCAACAGGTTTACGTATTCTTACCTTAAATAATGCAACATCTGCACAAGCGGCATCTCAGTATTTTAATGCTGCACAAGCAATTACTATAAGTGGTGCAACATTTTATGCGTTTAAATCAGATGCAACAGGAGGTATTTCTGCGAATGTTCCTGTATCTATTTACTTGGCAGGAGCAGATTCTTTGCCTACAGGGGCACCATTAGCTACTGTTAACGTACCTGTAGATACTACTTTTGGTGGAGGTTCATTAGCTGTTCTTGAAAAAACAGCAAATTTCACAACACCCATAACTATGACACAACCTTATTGTGTTGTAATTGAGAACAATAGCCCCAATGGCGTTGGTCTAGTATACAATGACTATACTAGTGGCGATGGTAGACAACAATGGCTATCTGGAGCAAATATTGGAGGAAACTGGTTGAATTCATACGTTATTAGCATTGGAGGAGCGGCATTGGATGCAGATGTTTTGGTTTACCCACATGTTAGCTATGATTTGACCTCTTCATTTACTTCAAGTAGATCATATATGTGTGCTGCTGGAGTTGTGACATTTACCGATAATTCGTCTGTTATTTTAACAGATCCAATGTACAATAGAGCAGCTTTCTTTAATGCATTAGCTGTATCTTATGCTTATGACTTAGGAGAAGGAAACCCTGTAACAAAAGTTATTGATACGACACATACGTATACAACACCTCCACCATATACCGTTATTCAGTACGATACAATTTTAGGATGGAATACTTTCTGTGCAGCAAGTGACACAACTGTTTTAGCACCAATTACTTTAACGACAACAACGAATACAACGGTGTCTAATTGTGATCAAGCAACAGGTACTGCGACAGTAAGTCCACAATTAGGGGTAGCACCATATACGTACCAATGGGATGCCGCTGCTGCTAACCAAACAACGGCTACAGCAACCAATTTGGCGGCAGGTTCTTATATGGCAACATTTACTGATTCAGAGGGTTGTATAGGTTCAGATACATTTGTAGTTGACAACCCTGTATCACCAACACTTGGAGCAGCTGTAAGTTCTAACTATAACGGTGCTGATATTTCTTGTAATGGAGGTGCTGATGGAACAGCACTTGCAACAGGTACCAATGGAACAACACCCTATACATACCAATGGGATGCCGCTGCTGCTAACCAAACAACGGCTACAGCAATTAACTTGGCTGCGGGAACATATGGTGTAACTATCATTGATGCTGCAAACTGTGCTGCTACTGCTACTGTTACTTTGACAGAGCCAACGGCATTGGTTGCTACTGGAAATGCTGTTACAGATGTATCTTGTAATGGAGGTACTGATGGAACTACTTCTACTACTGTAACAGGAGGAACTGCACCATATTCTTACCTATGGAGCAACTCTGCTACAACAGATACTATCGTAGGATTGAGTGCTGGTAGCTACATTGTTACAAGCACAGATGCTAATGGATGTACGGTTGTTGGATCTACTTTGACTGTAAATGAGCCAACATTGTTAACCTCTACAATTCTAGATAATGGAGATGGTACAGCTACTGTTTCTGGAGCAGGGGGAACTCCTGGATACACTTACCAATGGGATGCCGCTGCTGCGAATCAAACAACAGCTACTGCAACAGGATTGACGAACAATACTACTTATAGTGTTACTGTTACCGATGCGAATGGATGTACTTCTGTTTCTAATGTAACTGTAACAATTGTAGGTATAAATGACCTTGAGGTATTGAACAGTCTATCTGTTTTCCCAAATCCTGCTCGCACAACTGTATTTGTAGATTTGGATATGCAAGTAGCCAATGATGTTTCTATCCGTATCGTTAACGTTACAGGACAAACTGTTTTGGAGAAAAACTTAGGTAATATTCAATCAGAAAGAGTTGAATTGAATACTACTGAATTGGCGAAAGGTGTTTATATGATGAACTTCAATATTGGTGCAGAAATGACAACTACAAAGTTGATTATTGAATAG